A single window of Silurus meridionalis isolate SWU-2019-XX chromosome 11, ASM1480568v1, whole genome shotgun sequence DNA harbors:
- the LOC124393636 gene encoding C3a anaphylatoxin chemotactic receptor, with translation MNDTYNYSFSDDYNYSIENDTCDLGLSEKSRSSIQTVALVFYCLTFILGVPGNVLVVWIAGIKMKKTINTIWFLNLAITDLLCCLSVPFTVAGILLGNHWPYGDAMCKVLPTIIVVNMFTSIFTLNFISVDRFIQVVKPVWAQNNRTLGLAWICCAIAWALATILSLPTMIMRETFNLDANVTICMFNNIFDTEEDVCSPDYTSAYRALTITRFVFGFLIPLLCIVFCYTGIARRVRSSNFRAGRAFHIMIAVVLAFFFSWFPYHVVDLLNIYGDKHSAMLAREIDTLVISFAYTNSCMNPILYVFMGQDFKEKVKLSLRRVFEKAFSEDTTHLSATSKGQHTSFTNSSDAQL, from the coding sequence ATGAATGACACCTATAACTACTCGTTCTCTGATGACTACAATTACTCCATTGAAAATGACACTTGTGACCTTGGTTTGTCTGAAAAATCAAGGAGTTCCATTCAAACGGTGGCACTCGTGTTCTACTGCCTGACGTTTATCCTTGGAGTTCCTGGAAATGTCCTGGTAGTGTGGATTGCTGGTATAAAAATGAAGAAGACCATAAACACCATCTGGTTTCTGAACCTGGCCATCACAGACCTCCTGTGCTGCCTGTCTGTACCATTTACTGTGGCTGGAATCCTTCTGGGGAATCACTGGCCGTATGGAGATGCAATGTGCAAAGTGCTGCCCACGATCATTGTTGTCAACATGTTTACCAGCATTTTCACTCTGAACTTCATCAGCGTGGATCGCTTCATCCAGGTTGTCAAGCCTGTCTGGGCTCAGAACAATCGTACACTTGGATTAGCGTGGATCTGCTGTGCCATTGCATGGGCCCTGGCCACAATCCTCAGCCTGCCCACTATGATCATGCGAGAAACGTTCAACCTTGATGCCAACGTAACGATCTGCATGTTCAACAACATATTCGATACAGAAGAAGACGTCTGCAGCCCAGACTACACTAGTGCTTATAGGGCACTAACCATAACCCGGTTTGTGTTTGGCTTTCTTATACCACTTTTGTGCATTGTGTTTTGCTACACCGGGATCGCCCGTAGGGTTAGGAGCAGCAACTTTCGTGCAGGAAGGGCATTCCATATCATGATAGCTGTGGTgttggcattttttttctcctggttTCCCTACCATGTGGTGGATCTGCTGAACATTTATGGTGACAAACACAGTGCCATGCTGGCTAGAGAGATCGATACTTTGGTCATCTCTTTCGCGTACACCAACAGCTGCATGAACcccatactgtatgtgtttatggggcaggactttaaagaaaaagtgaaactttCATTAAGACGGGTATTCGAGAAAGCTTTCAGTGAAGATACAACACACTTGTCAGCTACTTCCAAAGGACAGCATACAAGCTTCACCAACTCCTCAGATGCTCAACTATAA